One part of the Buchnera aphidicola (Ceratovacuna keduensis) genome encodes these proteins:
- the trpCF gene encoding bifunctional indole-3-glycerol-phosphate synthase TrpC/phosphoribosylanthranilate isomerase TrpF, whose translation MNKNFLKKILYYKKEYIKKIKKNFPLNEFKHLIKNTNLNFKNCISKKGTSFILEIKKSSPSLGLICKNFNISKIVKCYNKYASAISVITEEKYFNGSLKYLKYVRKHTKLPILCKDFFIDDYQIYLSRFLGADAILLMLSILKDNEYIKFFKIAKSMNLCVLTEVNNKTEIDRAINLKSEIFGINNRNLKDFSIDIKKTKELYKFIPKNNIVISESGISNNSDINYIKKYVNGFLIGSSIMSKNNIDLAIKKIIFGNNKICGITRKKDIIYSSYYGAIYIGIIFVKSSNRYINLKNSRELFFCNSIKYVGVFKNEKIYKIKYISEKFNLHAVQLHGEEDQEYINMLRKVLKKNINIWKAIGINNSIPNLNFNNVNYIILDNIIPGSGKTFNWSLLNKINMKKIFLSGGINIKNLKKALNTKCYGLDLNSGLEKKIGIKDKNKISKIFFKIKNNII comes from the coding sequence ATGAATAAAAATTTTTTAAAAAAAATTTTATATTATAAAAAAGAATATATAAAAAAAATAAAAAAAAATTTTCCATTAAATGAATTTAAACATTTAATAAAAAATACTAACTTAAATTTTAAAAATTGTATTAGTAAAAAAGGAACTTCTTTCATATTAGAAATTAAAAAATCTTCTCCTTCTTTAGGATTAATTTGCAAAAATTTTAACATTTCAAAAATAGTAAAATGCTATAATAAATATGCATCTGCAATATCAGTAATTACAGAAGAAAAATATTTTAATGGAAGTTTAAAATATTTGAAATATGTTAGAAAACATACAAAATTACCAATTTTATGTAAAGATTTTTTTATAGATGATTATCAAATTTATTTATCTAGATTTTTAGGTGCTGATGCTATTTTATTAATGTTGTCAATTTTAAAAGACAATGAATATATTAAATTTTTTAAAATAGCTAAATCTATGAATTTGTGTGTATTAACTGAAGTAAATAATAAAACTGAAATAGATAGAGCTATTAATTTAAAATCTGAAATTTTCGGTATAAACAATAGAAATTTAAAAGATTTTTCTATAGATATAAAAAAAACTAAAGAACTATATAAATTTATACCTAAAAATAATATTGTAATTAGTGAATCTGGAATATCTAATAATTCAGACATTAATTATATAAAAAAATATGTAAATGGATTTTTAATAGGATCATCTATAATGTCTAAAAATAATATAGATTTGGCTATAAAAAAAATTATTTTTGGAAATAATAAAATATGTGGAATAACTAGAAAAAAAGATATTATATATTCTTCTTATTATGGTGCTATATATATAGGAATTATTTTTGTAAAATCTTCTAATAGATATATTAATTTGAAAAATTCTAGAGAACTTTTTTTTTGTAATTCTATAAAATATGTAGGAGTTTTTAAAAATGAAAAAATTTATAAAATAAAATATATATCTGAAAAATTTAATTTACATGCAGTACAATTACATGGTGAAGAAGATCAAGAATATATAAATATGTTAAGAAAAGTTTTAAAAAAAAATATTAATATATGGAAAGCTATAGGAATAAATAACAGTATTCCAAATCTAAATTTTAATAATGTAAATTATATTATTTTAGATAATATAATACCTGGAAGTGGTAAGACATTTAATTGGTCTTTGTTAAATAAAATAAATATGAAAAAAATATTTTTATCAGGAGGAATTAACATTAAAAATTTAAAAAAAGCATTAAATACTAAATGCTACGGATTAGACTTAAATTCTGGATTAGAAAAAAAAATTGGTATAAAAGATAAAAATAAAATATCAAAAATATTTTTTAAAATAAAAAACAATATAATATAA
- the trpD gene encoding anthranilate phosphoribosyltransferase has translation MKKIFEKLYKLKNLNFLESYKLFKNIYYKNINNSEITSAIVLMKSKKETLYEILGAVKSFLKRKKNFDSPKYLFSDITGTGGDYKNGINISTISAIVAASAGFKIAKHCNYNITGKFGSANFLKKNKININISSEESRKNLDDLNICFLLSPLYYNSFKHVKNIRRNLKIRTIFNLIGPLLNPSRPPLSVIGVYHLRLLPIITKICKILKYKRVISVHSNNYDEVTLYGPTYVSELNEGKIKKYKIYPEDFGFKTYNEKKILKIKNCTKNIIEGIGDNIYLETISANVSIILKTFGEENIKYNANYILKLIKKGVIKKFIEKISNRKKNE, from the coding sequence ATGAAAAAAATATTTGAAAAATTGTATAAATTAAAAAATTTAAATTTTTTAGAAAGTTATAAACTTTTTAAAAACATATATTATAAAAATATAAATAATTCTGAAATAACATCAGCAATAGTTTTAATGAAATCTAAAAAAGAAACTTTATACGAAATATTAGGTGCAGTAAAAAGTTTTTTAAAAAGAAAAAAAAATTTTGATAGTCCTAAATATTTATTTTCAGATATTACAGGAACAGGAGGTGATTATAAAAATGGAATAAATATTTCTACAATCAGTGCAATAGTAGCAGCTTCTGCTGGATTTAAAATAGCAAAACATTGTAATTATAATATTACTGGAAAATTCGGTTCTGCTAATTTTTTAAAAAAAAATAAAATAAATATTAATATTTCTTCTGAAGAATCTAGAAAAAATTTAGATGATTTAAATATATGTTTTTTATTATCACCACTATATTATAATAGTTTTAAACATGTTAAGAATATAAGAAGAAATTTAAAAATAAGAACAATTTTTAATTTAATAGGTCCATTATTAAATCCTTCTAGACCTCCTTTATCTGTTATAGGAGTATATCATTTAAGATTATTACCGATTATTACTAAAATTTGTAAAATTTTAAAATATAAAAGAGTAATTTCAGTACATAGTAATAATTATGATGAAGTAACTTTATATGGACCAACATATGTTAGTGAATTAAATGAAGGAAAAATAAAAAAATATAAAATATATCCAGAAGATTTTGGTTTTAAAACTTATAATGAAAAAAAAATTTTAAAAATTAAAAATTGTACAAAAAATATTATTGAAGGTATAGGGGACAATATATATTTAGAAACTATATCAGCAAATGTTTCTATAATTTTAAAAACTTTTGGAGAAGAAAATATAAAATATAATGCTAATTATATTCTTAAACTTATAAAAAAAGGTGTAATAAAAAAATTTATAGAAAAAATATCTAATAGGAAAAAAAATGAATAA
- a CDS encoding inositol monophosphatase family protein — protein sequence MNPMINIATSAIRKAGNFIIKCYDSNFFFEKKYDGNYLFFNEIIKKSENIIINEIHKYYPNHIYITDKNINFKLKKTKIYWFINSLDGLFNFNNKFPHFCTLISNFINNNIFMSVIYDPLRNELFTSIKGEGSKLNGYRMRCNNKKINNNIILSINISKENKLVKNKYIEIFKMLLKKNIKIRMTGSDILDFAYVASGRLDCLIIEKDNIFNFLSGELQVKESGGLTNKILKNFNININNNTVIVGNNRSIKKIIF from the coding sequence ATGAATCCTATGATAAATATTGCTACTTCTGCAATTAGGAAAGCAGGAAATTTTATTATAAAATGTTATGATTCTAATTTTTTTTTTGAAAAAAAATATGATGGAAATTATTTATTTTTTAATGAAATAATTAAAAAATCTGAAAATATAATAATTAATGAAATACATAAATATTATCCTAATCATATTTATATAACTGATAAAAATATTAATTTTAAATTAAAAAAAACAAAAATATATTGGTTTATAAATTCTTTAGATGGTCTTTTTAATTTTAATAATAAATTTCCTCATTTTTGCACTTTAATATCAAATTTTATTAATAATAATATTTTTATGTCAGTTATATATGATCCATTAAGAAATGAATTATTTACTTCTATAAAAGGAGAAGGATCTAAATTAAATGGATATAGAATGAGATGCAATAATAAAAAAATAAATAATAATATAATTTTATCTATTAATATTTCTAAAGAAAATAAATTAGTAAAAAATAAATATATAGAAATATTTAAAATGCTTTTAAAAAAAAACATTAAAATTAGAATGACAGGATCTGATATTCTTGATTTTGCATATGTTGCATCTGGAAGATTAGATTGTTTAATAATTGAAAAAGATAATATTTTTAATTTTTTGTCAGGAGAATTACAAGTTAAAGAGTCAGGAGGTTTAACTAACAAAATATTAAAAAATTTTAATATTAACATTAACAATAATACTGTTATTGTAGGTAATAATAGAAGTATTAAAAAAATAATTTTTTAA
- the hisS gene encoding histidine--tRNA ligase: MKKNIKSIKGMNDYIDNKLFLYNYLIKVCKSILKKYCYEEIKTPIIESTELFKMSIGNNTDIIEKEMYSFIDKNNKEITLRPEGTSGCMRSIIENNLLYKNKTQKLWYFGQMFRHENTQKGRYREFHQFGVETIGIKDIYIELEIILITRKIWKFLGILNYLNLEINSIGSKKDRKKYKKKLNNFLKDKKNIIKKYYKKNYKKNPFRLFESNNYYIKKMLKNSPKLFDNLSKKSLLRFKNLTNYLKKFKVKYYINKNLVRGLNYYNDTVFEWKNKKLKSQQTICAGGRYDKLSYSLNNECIPAFGFAIGIERLMILMNMLKKNNLNKNIIDIEIISLEKKSILKSLMISEKIRKKFPKLKIFLNLSNEKLKKKLSKSNKNNVKTILFIGKKEIKNNYYTFKNLNNKIQKKYCYKNLIKKIHNLFK, encoded by the coding sequence ATGAAAAAAAATATAAAATCTATAAAAGGAATGAATGATTATATAGATAATAAATTATTTTTATATAATTATTTAATAAAAGTTTGTAAAAGTATATTAAAAAAATATTGTTATGAAGAAATAAAAACTCCAATAATAGAAAGTACTGAACTTTTTAAAATGTCTATAGGAAATAACACTGATATTATAGAAAAAGAAATGTATTCATTCATTGATAAAAATAATAAAGAAATTACTTTAAGACCTGAAGGAACTTCTGGATGTATGAGATCAATAATAGAAAATAATTTATTATATAAAAATAAAACACAAAAATTATGGTATTTTGGTCAAATGTTTAGACACGAAAATACACAAAAAGGAAGATATAGAGAATTTCATCAATTTGGTGTAGAAACAATAGGAATAAAAGATATATATATAGAATTAGAAATAATTTTAATAACAAGAAAAATATGGAAATTTTTAGGAATTTTAAATTATTTAAATTTAGAAATAAATTCTATAGGATCTAAAAAAGATAGAAAAAAATATAAAAAAAAATTAAATAATTTTTTAAAAGATAAAAAAAATATTATAAAAAAATATTATAAAAAAAATTATAAAAAAAATCCTTTTAGACTTTTTGAAAGTAATAATTACTATATAAAAAAAATGTTAAAAAATTCTCCTAAATTATTTGATAATTTAAGTAAAAAATCATTATTAAGATTTAAAAATTTAACAAATTATCTAAAAAAATTTAAAGTAAAATATTATATTAATAAAAATTTAGTAAGAGGTTTAAATTATTATAATGATACAGTTTTTGAATGGAAAAATAAAAAATTAAAATCACAACAAACAATATGTGCTGGAGGACGTTACGATAAATTATCATATTCATTAAATAATGAATGTATACCTGCATTTGGATTTGCAATAGGAATAGAAAGATTAATGATATTAATGAATATGTTAAAAAAAAATAATCTCAATAAAAATATAATAGATATAGAAATAATATCTTTAGAAAAAAAATCAATTTTAAAATCTTTAATGATATCAGAAAAAATAAGAAAAAAATTTCCAAAATTAAAAATATTTTTAAATCTTTCTAATGAAAAATTAAAAAAAAAACTTAGTAAATCTAACAAAAATAATGTAAAAACTATTTTATTTATAGGAAAAAAAGAGATAAAAAATAATTACTATACTTTTAAAAACTTAAATAACAAAATACAAAAAAAATATTGTTATAAAAATCTTATAAAAAAAATTCATAATTTATTTAAATAA
- the glyA gene encoding serine hydroxymethyltransferase encodes MFNINNNINNDKKILDILNKEKERQENQITLIASENYASKAVLDAQGTIFTNKYAEGNIKNRYYAGCKYMDEIEKIAIYRAKKLFKVKYVNVQPHSGSQANFAAYLSVLNKGDTVLGMKLSHGGHLTHGSKVNFSGKLYNFIYYKTNNLGEINYLELERIAIKYKPKMIVGGFSSYSGNCNWKKMRNIADKIKAYLLVDISHIAGLILAGLYKNPIPYAHIVTSTTHKTLGGPRGGIIMSNIKDKNILKKIDMSVFPGTQGGPLMHVILAKAISFKEAMSNNFKKYQIQIIKNVNIMINQFKKEKFNIVFKKSFNHLFMIDLRKNNSTGIEIENILSKANIIVNKNSIPDDKLNHFITSGIRIGTPAITRRGFKEKESKKISKWIIKIIKNKKNIEIVKNIKNKVKILCKKYPVYK; translated from the coding sequence ATGTTTAATATAAATAATAATATTAACAATGATAAAAAAATTTTAGATATATTAAATAAAGAAAAAGAAAGACAAGAAAATCAAATAACTTTAATAGCATCAGAAAATTATGCAAGTAAAGCAGTTTTAGATGCTCAAGGAACTATTTTTACTAATAAATATGCTGAAGGAAATATAAAAAATAGATATTATGCTGGATGTAAATATATGGATGAAATAGAAAAAATAGCTATATATAGAGCAAAAAAATTGTTTAAAGTAAAATATGTCAATGTACAACCACATTCTGGATCACAAGCAAATTTTGCAGCTTATTTATCTGTTTTAAATAAAGGTGATACTGTTTTAGGAATGAAACTATCTCATGGAGGACACTTAACACATGGTTCTAAAGTAAATTTTTCAGGAAAATTATATAATTTTATATATTATAAAACAAATAATTTAGGAGAAATAAACTATTTAGAATTAGAAAGAATTGCTATTAAATATAAACCAAAAATGATAGTAGGAGGATTTTCTTCATATTCAGGAAATTGCAATTGGAAAAAAATGAGAAATATTGCTGATAAAATAAAAGCATATTTATTAGTAGACATATCTCATATAGCAGGTCTTATATTAGCTGGTTTATATAAAAACCCAATTCCATATGCACATATAGTAACTAGTACTACTCATAAGACTTTAGGTGGTCCTAGAGGAGGTATTATAATGTCTAATATTAAGGATAAAAATATTTTAAAAAAAATAGATATGTCTGTGTTTCCAGGAACTCAAGGGGGACCATTAATGCATGTTATTTTAGCTAAAGCTATATCATTTAAAGAAGCTATGAGCAATAATTTTAAAAAATATCAAATACAAATAATAAAAAATGTTAATATTATGATAAATCAATTTAAAAAAGAAAAATTTAATATAGTATTTAAAAAATCTTTTAATCATTTATTTATGATAGATTTAAGAAAAAATAATTCTACTGGAATAGAAATAGAAAATATTTTATCAAAAGCTAATATAATAGTAAATAAAAATAGTATACCAGATGATAAATTAAATCATTTTATTACATCGGGTATAAGAATAGGAACTCCTGCAATTACAAGAAGAGGATTTAAAGAAAAAGAATCTAAAAAAATATCAAAATGGATTATAAAAATAATAAAAAATAAAAAAAATATAGAAATTGTTAAAAATATAAAAAATAAAGTAAAAATTTTATGTAAAAAATATCCAGTATATAAATAA
- a CDS encoding beta-propeller fold lactonase family protein: MKKIVYISLPNKNIIKVLKINNNMSFKTLQNVKISGNIQPIHILNKKKILYVGVRKKNKILMFNILKDGTLKKKISINIKYPSNHININLKYKLLFSSSFHGNCLELYKINKYYVPYKKFNTFLNIYGCHFSLVTKDDNFLFFTSLKKDRLYYLKMSNLYNIKKNLISYIKVGKNFGPRHFVIHKNKKFIYIINELNGTISTIKIKKKIKILQNISLFPNKKKKFWSSEIEITPCNKYLYASDRKKNVIISFKIKKKNCNLKFLKCYKTECQPRTFRIDSSGNYLIVAGEKSNNITLYKINKKNGDLTFLIKNFFVGGNPVWINFFDL; this comes from the coding sequence ATGAAAAAAATAGTATATATATCTTTACCTAATAAAAATATAATAAAAGTTTTAAAAATTAATAATAATATGTCATTTAAAACTTTACAAAATGTAAAAATATCTGGAAACATTCAACCTATACATATATTAAATAAAAAAAAAATTTTATATGTTGGAGTTAGAAAAAAAAATAAAATATTAATGTTTAATATATTAAAAGATGGAACTTTAAAAAAAAAAATTAGTATAAATATAAAATATCCTTCTAATCATATTAATATAAATTTAAAATATAAATTGTTGTTTAGTAGTTCTTTTCATGGAAATTGTTTAGAATTATATAAAATAAATAAATATTATGTTCCTTACAAAAAATTTAATACTTTTTTAAATATATATGGATGTCATTTTTCATTAGTTACTAAAGATGATAATTTTCTTTTTTTTACTTCTTTAAAAAAAGACAGACTTTATTATTTAAAAATGTCTAATTTATATAATATAAAAAAAAATTTGATTTCATATATAAAAGTTGGAAAAAATTTTGGTCCTAGACATTTTGTAATTCATAAAAATAAAAAATTTATATATATAATAAATGAATTAAATGGAACTATATCTACTATAAAAATTAAAAAAAAAATAAAAATATTGCAAAATATAAGTTTATTTCCAAATAAAAAAAAAAAATTTTGGTCTTCAGAAATAGAAATAACTCCATGTAATAAATATTTATATGCTTCTGATAGAAAAAAAAATGTTATAATATCTTTTAAAATTAAAAAAAAAAATTGTAATTTAAAATTTTTAAAATGTTATAAAACTGAATGTCAACCAAGAACGTTTAGAATAGATTCTTCTGGAAATTATTTAATAGTGGCAGGAGAAAAATCAAATAATATAACATTATATAAAATAAATAAAAAAAACGGTGATTTAACATTTTTAATAAAAAATTTTTTTGTTGGAGGAAATCCAGTTTGGATAAATTTTTTTGATTTATAA